In one window of Solanum pennellii chromosome 2, SPENNV200 DNA:
- the LOC114075980 gene encoding uncharacterized protein LOC114075980, whose product MVGKVAYELRLPSELASIHPVFRVSILKKFIGVPESIILIEGLGMDENLSYEDVPVEILDWQVKKLRKKEVTSVKVLWRNHLIEATTWEVKADMKSHYPHLFAN is encoded by the coding sequence ATGGTTGGCAAGGTTGCTTACGAGTTAAGATTACCTAGTGAGCTAGCTTCAATTCACCCGGTATTCCGTGTATCCATACTTAAGAAGTTCATTGGTGTCCCCGAGTCTATTATTCTTATTGAAGGTCTTGGTAtggatgagaacctctcctatgaagatGTTCCGGTGGAAATCCTTGATTGgcaagtgaagaagttgaggaagaaagagGTGACCTCAGTAAAGgttctatggagaaaccacctaatTGAGGCAACAACATGGGAGGtcaaggccgacatgaagtcccattatcCTCACCTTTTTgctaattaa